A region of Streptomyces sp. NBC_01788 DNA encodes the following proteins:
- a CDS encoding crotonase/enoyl-CoA hydratase family protein: MPVRIERQGYVTTVVLSRPGVRNAVDGPTAGELADAFRRFESDDEARVAVLWGEGGTFCSGADLKAAGSERGNRVAEDGDGPMGPTRMRLSKPVIAAVAGHAVAGGLELALWCDLRVAEEDAVLGVFCRRWGVPLIDGGTVRLPRLIGTSRAMDMILTGRPVPAREAYETGLVNRLVPTGRARAEAESLAARLAAFPQACLRADRASVLEQESLDESSALRGELRHGMGVLAEGLRGATRFAAGAGRHGSFADD; encoded by the coding sequence ATGCCGGTCCGGATCGAGCGCCAGGGGTACGTCACCACGGTCGTCCTGTCCCGGCCCGGCGTCCGGAACGCGGTGGACGGCCCGACCGCCGGCGAACTCGCCGACGCCTTCCGCCGGTTCGAGTCCGACGATGAGGCCAGAGTGGCCGTGCTGTGGGGCGAGGGCGGCACGTTCTGCTCGGGCGCGGACCTGAAGGCGGCCGGGAGCGAACGGGGCAACCGGGTCGCGGAGGACGGCGACGGGCCGATGGGGCCGACCCGGATGCGGCTGTCCAAGCCGGTGATCGCGGCGGTGGCCGGGCATGCCGTGGCGGGCGGACTGGAACTGGCGCTCTGGTGCGATCTGCGGGTGGCGGAGGAGGACGCCGTGTTAGGTGTGTTCTGCCGTCGCTGGGGCGTGCCGCTGATCGACGGCGGCACGGTACGGCTGCCCCGGCTGATAGGCACCAGCCGCGCCATGGACATGATCCTCACCGGGCGCCCGGTCCCCGCCCGCGAGGCGTACGAGACGGGCCTGGTGAACCGGCTCGTACCCACGGGCCGTGCCCGCGCGGAGGCCGAGTCGCTGGCCGCCCGGCTCGCCGCCTTCCCCCAGGCCTGCCTGCGCGCGGACCGCGCCTCGGTCCTGGAGCAGGAATCCCTGGACGAGTCGTCGGCCCTGCGCGGGGAACTCCGGCACGGCATGGGCGTACTGGCCGAGGGTCTCCGGGGAGCGACCCGGTTCGCCGCCGGTGCGGGACGGCACGGCTCGTTCGCGGACGACTGA
- a CDS encoding lysylphosphatidylglycerol synthase transmembrane domain-containing protein → MPVRQVLCLLPVLLVAVAAVRHRSVLAEGFAHLRTAEWPWLLAAVGTTCLTWVAAAVTRQGAVVQRLPRRRLLATQFAAGAANHLLPTGLGASAVNLRFLTVCGVSLARSSAALALYMLAESIARLALLAALLLAFPDALRLGGLLPSGMAGPLLYTVGGVLVAATGVALCVRRLRAAVASFVRTALSEARSVHARPARALALWGGSLAFPALQAISLVAVGRALALPVPSVHMALAYLAATTAVALVPTPGGIGSVEAALVVALVAAGGPVAVVTAVVVAYRIITVWLPLLPGALMLGALVRLRVI, encoded by the coding sequence CTGCCCGTGCGCCAGGTGCTGTGCCTGCTGCCGGTGCTGCTGGTGGCGGTGGCCGCGGTGCGGCACCGGTCGGTGCTGGCCGAGGGCTTCGCGCACCTGCGGACCGCCGAGTGGCCGTGGCTGCTGGCCGCGGTCGGCACGACCTGTCTGACCTGGGTCGCTGCGGCCGTGACCCGGCAAGGCGCGGTCGTGCAGCGGTTGCCGAGACGGCGGCTGCTCGCCACCCAGTTCGCGGCCGGCGCGGCCAACCATCTGCTGCCGACGGGGCTCGGGGCGAGCGCGGTGAACCTGCGGTTCCTGACGGTGTGCGGGGTCTCCCTGGCCCGGTCCTCCGCCGCGCTCGCGCTGTACATGCTCGCGGAGAGCATCGCCCGGCTGGCCCTGCTCGCCGCGCTGCTGCTCGCGTTCCCGGACGCGCTGCGGCTCGGCGGCCTGCTGCCCTCGGGCATGGCCGGTCCGCTGCTGTACACCGTGGGCGGGGTCCTGGTCGCCGCGACCGGGGTGGCGTTGTGCGTACGGCGGCTGCGCGCGGCGGTGGCCTCGTTCGTGCGCACGGCGCTGAGCGAGGCGCGGTCGGTGCACGCGCGTCCCGCGCGGGCGCTCGCGCTGTGGGGCGGCTCGCTGGCCTTCCCGGCACTTCAGGCGATCTCCCTGGTCGCGGTGGGACGGGCGCTGGCGCTGCCGGTGCCGTCCGTGCACATGGCGCTGGCGTATCTGGCGGCCACCACGGCGGTCGCGCTGGTGCCCACGCCCGGCGGGATCGGTTCGGTGGAGGCGGCGCTCGTCGTGGCGCTGGTGGCGGCGGGCGGACCGGTCGCGGTCGTCACGGCGGTGGTGGTGGCCTACCGGATCATCACCGTCTGGCTGCCGCTGCTGCCGGGGGCACTCATGCTGGGGGCACTGGTCCGGCTGAGGGTCATCTGA
- a CDS encoding ABC transporter ATP-binding protein, translating to METTAWTQLHSVMTAQQERRPLARATLRRIGAFARPHRRRIARFVALGVVTALLAVATPVLAGRVVDVIVSRGDQGTVVRLALLIALIAVAEAAFGILGRRLSATLGEGLILDLRTAVFDHVQRMPVAFFTRTRTGALVSRLNNDVIGAQRAFSNTLSGVVSNVVTLLLTLAVMLTLSWQITLLALVLLPVFVVPARRMGSRMARMQREAATLNAAMGTRMTERFSAPGATLVKLFGRPEQESDEFAARAGRVRDIGIRTATAQSAFITALTLVSSLALALVYGLGGYFALRGTLEPGAVVSLALLLTRLYAPLTALAGARVEVMSALVSFERVFEVLDLKPLIEEKPDAREVPGGPLAVEFDGVRFGYPSADKVSLASLEEVAALDNRDGSEVLHGVSFRAEAGQTVALVGSSGAGKSTIAQLLPRLYDVDEGAVRIGGVDVRDLTSASLRATLGMVTQDGHLFHDSVRANLLLARPAATDVELWDALRRARLDDLVRSLPDGLDTVVGERGYRLSGGERQRMTIARLLLARQRVVILDEATAHLDNTSEAAVQEALAEALAGRTAVVIAHRLSTVRAADLILVVEGGLIVERGTHDELLAAEGRYAELYRTQYEQRAEAAREAREAAETLDAPGIAVAGEAVV from the coding sequence ATGGAGACCACCGCCTGGACGCAGCTGCACAGCGTCATGACCGCCCAGCAGGAGCGGCGCCCGCTCGCCCGTGCGACGCTGCGCCGCATCGGCGCGTTCGCCCGCCCCCACCGCCGCCGTATCGCGCGGTTCGTCGCCCTCGGGGTGGTGACCGCGCTGCTCGCGGTGGCGACCCCGGTGCTCGCCGGGCGCGTCGTCGACGTGATCGTGTCCCGCGGCGACCAGGGCACGGTCGTACGCCTGGCCCTGCTCATCGCCCTGATCGCGGTGGCCGAGGCGGCGTTCGGCATCCTCGGCAGACGTCTGTCGGCCACGCTCGGCGAGGGACTCATCCTCGATCTGCGCACCGCGGTGTTCGACCACGTCCAGCGCATGCCGGTGGCGTTCTTCACGCGCACGCGTACCGGAGCACTCGTCTCCCGGCTCAACAACGACGTCATCGGCGCCCAGCGGGCCTTCAGCAACACCCTCTCGGGGGTCGTCAGCAACGTCGTCACGCTGCTGCTCACCCTCGCCGTGATGCTCACCCTGTCCTGGCAGATCACCCTGCTCGCCCTCGTGCTCCTCCCGGTGTTCGTGGTGCCCGCCCGGCGCATGGGCAGCCGCATGGCGCGTATGCAGCGGGAGGCCGCCACGCTGAACGCGGCGATGGGCACCCGGATGACCGAGCGCTTCTCCGCCCCCGGCGCCACCCTGGTCAAGCTCTTCGGCCGCCCCGAGCAGGAGTCGGACGAGTTCGCGGCCCGCGCCGGCCGCGTACGGGACATCGGCATCCGTACGGCGACGGCGCAGTCCGCCTTCATCACCGCGCTCACCCTGGTGTCCTCGCTGGCGCTGGCCCTGGTCTACGGCCTCGGCGGGTACTTCGCCCTGCGCGGCACCCTGGAGCCGGGCGCCGTCGTGTCGCTCGCCCTGCTGCTCACCCGCCTGTACGCGCCGCTCACGGCGCTCGCCGGGGCGCGCGTGGAGGTGATGAGCGCCCTGGTCAGCTTCGAGCGGGTCTTCGAGGTGCTCGACCTCAAGCCGCTGATCGAGGAGAAGCCGGACGCCCGCGAGGTGCCCGGGGGACCCCTCGCCGTGGAGTTCGACGGCGTCCGCTTCGGCTACCCGTCCGCCGACAAGGTCTCCCTCGCCTCCCTCGAGGAGGTCGCCGCCCTCGACAACCGCGACGGCTCAGAGGTCCTGCACGGCGTCTCCTTCCGCGCCGAGGCCGGGCAGACCGTCGCTCTCGTCGGCTCCTCCGGCGCCGGCAAGTCGACGATCGCGCAACTGCTGCCGCGTCTGTACGACGTCGACGAGGGTGCCGTGCGCATCGGCGGCGTCGACGTACGCGACCTGACCTCCGCGTCCCTGCGGGCCACCCTCGGCATGGTCACCCAGGACGGCCACCTCTTCCACGACTCCGTGCGCGCCAACCTGCTGCTGGCCCGCCCCGCGGCGACCGACGTGGAACTGTGGGACGCCCTGCGCCGGGCCCGCCTCGACGACCTCGTACGCTCCCTGCCCGACGGCCTCGACACGGTCGTCGGCGAGCGCGGCTACCGCCTGTCCGGCGGCGAGCGCCAGCGGATGACCATCGCCCGGCTGCTGCTGGCCCGCCAGCGGGTGGTCATTCTCGACGAGGCCACCGCCCACCTCGACAACACCTCGGAGGCGGCCGTCCAGGAGGCCCTGGCCGAGGCCCTGGCGGGCCGGACCGCGGTGGTGATCGCCCACCGGCTGTCCACGGTGCGGGCCGCCGACCTCATCCTGGTCGTCGAGGGCGGACTGATCGTCGAACGCGGCACCCACGACGAACTCCTGGCGGCGGAGGGCCGCTACGCGGAGCTGTACCGGACGCAGTACGAGCAGCGGGCGGAGGCGGCGCGGGAGGCGCGGGAGGCGGCGGAGACGCTGGACGCGCCGGGGATCGCGGTGGCCGGGGAGGCGGTGGTGTAG
- a CDS encoding DedA family protein, giving the protein MFAVNPTDSASVLAAFGALGVLVVTFAESGLVVVGFFLPGDTMLIPAGVLCAQTDAQAPRMALWQVLVCGAVGAVAGGQVGFLLGRRGGRALLARTSNRRLKERAARAQALLTRYGQGKALVIGRFIPMLRTVLHPAAGALGVPTRTFTLWATVGGVLWSQSLVLAGYGLGASVPRIGDYVLVMVAVLVVLSLVPLLVQVLRARHTRQPPSP; this is encoded by the coding sequence GTGTTCGCCGTCAACCCGACGGACAGCGCCTCGGTGCTGGCCGCCTTCGGTGCGCTGGGGGTTCTGGTCGTGACCTTCGCCGAGTCGGGTCTGGTCGTGGTCGGCTTCTTCCTTCCCGGTGACACGATGCTGATCCCGGCCGGTGTGCTGTGCGCGCAGACCGACGCCCAGGCGCCGCGGATGGCTCTGTGGCAGGTGCTCGTGTGCGGCGCCGTGGGCGCGGTGGCGGGCGGGCAGGTGGGGTTCCTGCTCGGTCGGCGGGGCGGGCGGGCACTGCTGGCCCGCACCTCCAACCGGCGGCTGAAGGAACGGGCCGCGCGGGCGCAGGCACTCCTGACCCGCTACGGGCAGGGCAAGGCGCTGGTGATCGGCCGCTTCATCCCCATGCTGCGGACCGTCCTGCACCCCGCGGCCGGGGCGCTCGGCGTGCCCACGCGGACCTTCACGCTCTGGGCGACCGTCGGAGGCGTGCTCTGGTCCCAGAGCCTGGTGCTGGCCGGATACGGCCTGGGGGCATCGGTTCCGCGCATCGGTGACTATGTCCTGGTCATGGTCGCCGTGCTCGTCGTGCTCTCCCTCGTGCCTCTGCTGGTGCAGGTGCTGCGTGCACGCCACACCCGGCAGCCGCCCTCCCCCTGA
- a CDS encoding DUF6585 family protein, with translation MAGPTAQQDPGQATAQHTALPGTEGLGQLRETFLPKRISPVRIALMLVMGIVALILPPLGVYFFWLVFRTPNLSRKQAARRLHLFEHGLAEVGGNGEVSVFRWDSLTALQEITERYANGVYVGTTYVYTLHREDGTKLKLTEFYAEPERWGPALQQEITRARLPGLLAGLEQGRTLTYGTVSVNQSGVATPKGSLTWAEIEKVEISQGMLVLRKPGKKLPWAQVQVKRIPNLFLLLALIDHLRYGDLHQNT, from the coding sequence ATGGCAGGACCCACCGCTCAGCAGGACCCCGGGCAGGCGACAGCCCAGCACACGGCGCTCCCGGGGACCGAAGGGCTTGGGCAGCTGCGGGAGACATTCCTGCCGAAGCGCATCAGCCCGGTGCGGATAGCCCTCATGCTGGTCATGGGGATCGTCGCCCTGATCCTTCCGCCGCTCGGCGTCTACTTCTTCTGGCTCGTCTTCAGGACGCCCAACCTCTCGCGCAAGCAGGCCGCCCGCCGACTGCATCTCTTCGAGCACGGCCTGGCCGAGGTGGGAGGGAACGGCGAGGTCTCCGTCTTCCGCTGGGACTCGCTGACTGCGCTCCAGGAGATAACCGAGCGGTACGCGAACGGCGTCTACGTCGGGACCACCTACGTCTACACGCTCCACCGCGAGGACGGTACGAAGCTCAAGTTGACCGAGTTCTACGCCGAGCCCGAGCGCTGGGGCCCGGCGCTCCAGCAGGAGATCACCCGGGCGCGGCTGCCCGGGCTGCTTGCCGGGCTGGAGCAGGGCCGGACCCTGACCTACGGGACCGTCTCGGTGAACCAGAGCGGTGTGGCCACGCCGAAGGGCAGCCTGACCTGGGCGGAGATCGAGAAGGTCGAGATCTCCCAGGGAATGCTGGTGCTGCGCAAGCCCGGCAAGAAGCTGCCCTGGGCCCAGGTGCAGGTCAAGAGGATCCCGAACCTCTTCCTCCTCCTCGCCCTCATCGACCACCTGCGCTACGGCGACCTGCACCAGAACACCTGA
- a CDS encoding GNAT family N-acetyltransferase: MSAIGLRPAAAADGEYCFQLHKAAMGAYITQIWGWDEHAQRGFHTRAFSPGRWQIITVDGADAGMLHIEHRPVEIYLARIEIHPNHQGRGIGTRLIRTLLQQARRQGQDLTLDVLAVNQRAHALYQRMGLHEVTRHGENNIKIRMSSRPPQSDPIRGS; this comes from the coding sequence ATGAGCGCCATCGGACTGCGGCCGGCCGCCGCCGCCGACGGCGAGTACTGCTTCCAGCTGCACAAGGCCGCCATGGGCGCCTACATCACCCAGATCTGGGGCTGGGACGAACACGCCCAACGCGGCTTCCACACCCGCGCATTCAGCCCCGGCCGATGGCAGATCATCACCGTCGACGGCGCTGACGCCGGCATGCTCCACATCGAGCACCGGCCCGTGGAGATCTACCTTGCCCGGATCGAAATCCACCCCAACCACCAGGGGCGCGGCATCGGCACTCGGCTCATCCGCACCCTCCTGCAGCAAGCCCGCCGGCAAGGCCAGGACCTCACCTTGGACGTCCTCGCGGTCAACCAGCGGGCCCATGCCCTCTACCAGCGCATGGGCCTGCACGAAGTCACCCGGCACGGCGAGAACAACATCAAGATCAGGATGTCCAGCCGACCACCTCAGAGCGACCCGATCCGCGGATCTTGA
- a CDS encoding GNAT family N-acetyltransferase has protein sequence MTEILTPRLLLRTWHDDDLAPMADINADPRVMRWIDDGSVRDLDHTAEDIERWEEEWDEEGFGLFAVELLGSGELIGFTGLSVPEFLPEVMPAVAISWRIGSQFWGQGYASEAAHATLEFALQDRGLDRVISINRVGDNASENVIRKLGMAPERETAHPVYGYPLRVHAIDLSEFQA, from the coding sequence ATGACCGAGATCCTCACACCCCGCCTCCTCCTCCGTACCTGGCACGACGACGACCTCGCGCCGATGGCGGACATCAACGCGGACCCACGGGTCATGCGCTGGATCGACGACGGCTCGGTGCGCGACCTGGACCACACGGCCGAGGACATCGAGCGGTGGGAGGAGGAGTGGGACGAGGAGGGCTTCGGACTCTTCGCCGTCGAGCTGCTTGGCTCGGGCGAACTGATCGGCTTCACAGGACTGTCCGTGCCCGAGTTCCTGCCGGAGGTGATGCCCGCCGTGGCGATCAGCTGGCGGATCGGCTCACAGTTCTGGGGCCAGGGATACGCGTCCGAAGCCGCCCACGCCACGCTGGAGTTCGCGCTCCAGGACCGCGGCCTGGACCGCGTCATCAGCATCAACCGGGTGGGTGACAACGCCTCCGAGAACGTCATCCGCAAGCTCGGCATGGCGCCCGAGCGGGAGACGGCACACCCGGTGTACGGCTACCCGCTGCGCGTTCACGCCATCGACCTCAGCGAGTTCCAGGCATGA